Proteins from one Mesorhizobium sp. M9A.F.Ca.ET.002.03.1.2 genomic window:
- a CDS encoding CapA family protein, with product MPRIANNAAGLVRSSAKLFLCGDVMLGRGIDQILANPGEPHLYERNVKLATTYVELAERINGPIPRNVDDTYVWGDALAELDREAPDARIINLETSITTSRSLAPKGINYKMNPANIGCLAAARPSCCVLANNHVLDWDEPGLVETLDTLRHAGLAHAGAGLDADEAAAPAAVELAGGGRVFVFGFALETSGVPASWAAGAYKPGVNLLADVSARSLEQIARSVAAMKQPGDLAVASIHWGGNWGYDVPAKERALAHALIDGAGFDVVHGHSSHHPKPIEIHNGRLILYGCGDFLSDYEGIRGYEAYRGELALMYLPRLAIPEGRLVSLELVPFRLAKFRLNRASSEDAAWLAALLERKSSPFGTHVAHRRDDRLTVLW from the coding sequence ATGCCGCGGATCGCGAACAATGCCGCCGGGCTCGTCCGAAGCAGCGCGAAGCTGTTCCTGTGCGGCGACGTCATGCTCGGGCGCGGCATCGACCAGATCCTCGCCAATCCGGGCGAACCGCACCTGTACGAGCGCAATGTCAAATTGGCGACGACCTATGTCGAGCTTGCCGAGCGCATCAATGGCCCGATCCCGCGAAACGTCGACGATACGTATGTCTGGGGCGATGCGCTCGCCGAGCTGGACCGTGAAGCACCCGATGCGCGGATCATCAATCTCGAGACCAGCATCACCACCAGCCGTTCCCTGGCGCCCAAGGGCATCAATTACAAGATGAACCCGGCCAACATCGGCTGCCTGGCGGCGGCGCGGCCAAGCTGCTGCGTACTCGCCAACAACCATGTGCTCGACTGGGATGAGCCTGGCCTCGTCGAAACCCTCGATACGCTCCGGCATGCCGGCCTCGCCCATGCCGGGGCCGGGCTTGATGCGGATGAGGCGGCCGCGCCGGCCGCTGTCGAACTGGCCGGCGGAGGCCGCGTGTTCGTCTTCGGCTTCGCGCTCGAGACGAGCGGCGTTCCGGCTTCATGGGCAGCCGGGGCCTACAAGCCAGGGGTGAACCTGCTCGCGGATGTCTCGGCCCGGTCGCTCGAGCAGATCGCCCGATCCGTGGCGGCGATGAAACAGCCTGGCGACCTCGCGGTGGCCTCGATCCACTGGGGCGGCAACTGGGGCTACGACGTCCCGGCGAAAGAACGCGCGCTTGCCCATGCCCTCATCGATGGCGCGGGTTTCGACGTCGTGCACGGGCACTCCTCCCACCATCCCAAGCCGATCGAAATTCATAACGGTCGGCTGATCCTCTATGGATGCGGCGACTTCCTCTCCGACTATGAGGGAATCAGGGGGTACGAAGCCTATCGCGGTGAGCTTGCGCTGATGTACCTGCCGCGGCTCGCTATCCCGGAGGGCAGGCTTGTCTCGCTCGAGCTGGTGCCGTTCCGGCTCGCCAAGTTCCGGCTAAACCGCGCCTCGTCCGAGGATGCCGCCTGGCTGGCGGCCTTGCTTGAGCGCAAGAGCTCGCCTTTCGGCACCCATGTGGCGCACAGGAGGGACGACCGTCTCACCGTCCTTTGGTGA
- a CDS encoding potassium transporter TrkG: MDRRRAVCCRAMGPPHSGEGKQQGWRLRRSIQHPVRLVPLAFLFVILAGTALLMLPISRAGPGGAPLLTALFTAASAVCVTGLIVQDTPTYWSGFGQGIILALFQIGGFGIMTGATLLGLLVTRKLKLRRRLVAQAETKSLMLGDVAAVLRLILLVTVTIEMLTTAVLAWRLRYAYDHGWSDALWHGFFQAVSAFNNAGFSTYSDSLSGFALDPIVLIPIMAAVVIGGLGFPVIFELRYGMRHPARWSIHTKITLFGTAFLLVAGLVGTAAYEWTNPATLGLFEWPGKLLNAGAHSVMARTAGFNSVDIAGMRIETLAVTYALMLIGGGSASTAGGIKVTTFFLLGFVVWAEIRGHTDSTAFRRRIGSPVQRQALTIVLLAVGAVGGGVLILLSVTSFALQDVLFEVISAFGTVGLSTGITADLPPAGQLVIIVLMFLGRVGTITIASALALRERNEPFRYPEERPIVG; encoded by the coding sequence GTGGACCGGCGCCGAGCGGTGTGCTGTAGAGCGATGGGTCCGCCTCATTCAGGGGAGGGCAAGCAACAAGGGTGGCGTTTGCGACGATCGATACAGCATCCCGTTCGACTGGTGCCATTGGCTTTCCTGTTTGTCATCCTTGCGGGCACGGCATTGCTGATGCTGCCGATCTCGCGTGCGGGCCCGGGAGGCGCTCCGCTGCTGACGGCCCTGTTCACGGCCGCCTCGGCCGTCTGCGTGACCGGGCTGATCGTTCAGGACACACCCACCTACTGGTCCGGATTCGGCCAGGGTATCATTCTTGCGCTTTTCCAGATCGGCGGCTTCGGCATCATGACCGGCGCGACGCTGCTCGGGCTCCTGGTGACCCGGAAGCTGAAACTCAGGCGCCGCCTGGTCGCTCAAGCCGAGACAAAGAGCCTTATGCTCGGCGACGTCGCGGCAGTCCTGCGGCTCATCCTGCTGGTCACGGTGACCATCGAGATGCTGACCACCGCCGTGCTTGCCTGGCGCTTGCGCTACGCTTACGACCACGGGTGGAGCGACGCCCTCTGGCATGGCTTTTTCCAGGCGGTTTCCGCCTTCAACAATGCCGGCTTCTCGACCTATTCCGACAGCCTCTCCGGCTTCGCGCTCGACCCGATCGTGCTCATTCCAATCATGGCCGCCGTCGTGATCGGCGGTTTGGGATTTCCCGTGATTTTTGAACTCCGATATGGGATGCGGCACCCCGCACGTTGGTCGATTCACACCAAGATCACGCTTTTCGGGACCGCTTTCTTGCTGGTTGCCGGTCTCGTCGGGACGGCTGCCTACGAATGGACCAATCCGGCGACGCTCGGCCTCTTCGAATGGCCCGGAAAGCTGCTGAACGCCGGCGCGCACTCGGTGATGGCGCGAACCGCGGGCTTCAACAGCGTCGATATCGCGGGCATGCGGATCGAGACGCTGGCGGTCACCTACGCCCTGATGCTGATCGGGGGCGGCAGTGCCAGCACGGCGGGCGGGATCAAGGTCACCACCTTCTTCCTGCTGGGCTTTGTCGTCTGGGCCGAGATCCGCGGCCATACGGATTCGACTGCATTCCGTCGCCGCATCGGCTCGCCTGTCCAGCGCCAGGCGCTGACGATCGTCCTGCTGGCGGTAGGGGCGGTCGGCGGGGGAGTACTTATCCTGCTCAGCGTGACGAGCTTCGCGCTTCAGGACGTGCTGTTCGAGGTGATATCGGCGTTTGGAACTGTCGGCCTTTCCACCGGGATCACCGCGGATCTGCCCCCCGCCGGGCAATTGGTCATCATTGTGCTGATGTTCCTCGGACGTGTCGGCACGATCACCATCGCCAGCGCGCTCGCGCTGCGAGAACGCAATGAACCCTTCCGCTATCCAGAGGAGCGCCCAATCGTTGGCTAA
- a CDS encoding TrkA family potassium uptake protein yields MAKSSTSHGDGVVVIGLGRFGGAVAQSLVSLGHDVLAIDESAELVQSWASQLTHVVEADSSNADVLRRLGVQDFHHVVVGIGTDIEASVLTVLALAELGVPDIWAKAVNTNHGRILERTGAHHVVYPEAAMGERVAHLVTGKMIDFIEFDDGFAIVKTRTPREAVGKTLAESGVRTKYGVTVVGVKRPRTDFTYATPETVIQHGDLLIVSGPTKLVEKFAAIA; encoded by the coding sequence TTGGCTAAAAGCAGCACATCCCACGGTGACGGCGTCGTCGTCATCGGCCTCGGCCGCTTCGGCGGCGCCGTTGCCCAGTCCCTCGTCAGTCTCGGTCACGATGTTCTGGCCATCGACGAGAGCGCTGAACTCGTCCAGAGCTGGGCAAGCCAGCTCACCCATGTGGTGGAAGCCGACAGCTCCAATGCCGACGTCCTGCGGCGTCTCGGCGTGCAGGATTTCCACCATGTCGTGGTCGGGATCGGAACGGACATCGAAGCCAGCGTGCTGACCGTTCTGGCGCTCGCCGAACTCGGTGTGCCCGACATCTGGGCGAAGGCCGTGAACACGAACCACGGTCGTATCCTGGAGCGGACGGGCGCACACCATGTCGTCTATCCGGAGGCCGCCATGGGCGAGCGTGTGGCGCATCTCGTAACGGGCAAGATGATCGACTTCATCGAATTCGACGATGGCTTCGCCATCGTGAAGACGAGGACGCCGCGAGAGGCTGTCGGCAAGACGCTGGCGGAGTCCGGCGTAAGGACCAAATACGGCGTCACCGTCGTCGGCGTGAAACGGCCGCGGACCGACTTCACCTACGCCACCCCGGAAACCGTCATACAGCACGGCGACCTGCTGATCGTATCCGGTCCGACAAAGCTGGTGGAAAAGTTTGCCGCCATCGCCTGA
- a CDS encoding PAS domain-containing protein yields the protein MLDISTIERARMAEALDALTCAVVLTNERGAILHANRSATQMLRSGAPIHDAHGILQANIPSASKELHIAIMIAAQDEASIGKTGLAVRLSESDWLTEPDRPPVFARVLPMAGGDLRRHGTRGGRCGVHRQCTGRA from the coding sequence ATGCTCGACATCAGCACGATCGAGCGCGCCCGGATGGCCGAGGCCCTCGATGCGCTCACCTGCGCCGTGGTCCTCACGAATGAACGCGGCGCCATCCTGCACGCCAACCGCTCGGCCACGCAGATGCTGCGCAGCGGCGCGCCGATCCACGATGCCCATGGCATTCTGCAGGCGAATATCCCGTCGGCTTCCAAGGAGCTTCACATCGCCATCATGATTGCGGCTCAGGATGAGGCAAGCATCGGCAAGACCGGACTTGCCGTCCGCCTCAGCGAATCCGACTGGCTCACCGAACCCGACCGCCCGCCCGTCTTCGCCCGCGTGCTGCCGATGGCCGGCGGCGACCTGCGCCGGCATGGAACCCGCGGCGGTCGCTGCGGTGTTCATCGGCAATGCACCGGACGAGCATGA
- a CDS encoding helix-turn-helix transcriptional regulator, with protein sequence MEPAAVAAVFIGNAPDEHDAADMLATAFGLTLAETRVLASLLAGHTLAETAASLHIASTTTKTHLDNIFQKTGVSRQADLTRLVMRIVPPAGQPGP encoded by the coding sequence ATGGAACCCGCGGCGGTCGCTGCGGTGTTCATCGGCAATGCACCGGACGAGCATGACGCCGCCGACATGCTGGCGACAGCCTTCGGGCTGACGCTGGCCGAAACCCGCGTGCTCGCCAGCCTTCTCGCCGGGCACACCCTGGCCGAGACCGCCGCCAGCCTTCACATCGCCAGCACGACCACGAAGACCCATCTCGACAATATCTTCCAGAAGACCGGCGTCTCCCGCCAGGCCGATCTGACGCGCCTTGTCATGCGGATCGTTCCGCCCGCGGGGCAGCCTGGTCCCTGA
- a CDS encoding TRAP transporter small permease subunit — translation MLRYIAFADELSAWFGKVFAWSVVIMTLGVSYEVVVRYLFSAPTAWAFDLSYMLYGTMFMMAGAYTLSRDGHVRGDFVYRLWRPRTQAAVELVLYFIFFFPGVTALVLAGWKYAARSFRYLEVSSNSPAGIPIFQFKAVIVAAGILLFVQGIAQVFRCVVCLRTGTWPRAAEDVEETEKVLMEAKTLDVLHHGSEAVDLPFLHPDDKPDRDGEDR, via the coding sequence ATGCTCCGTTACATTGCATTTGCCGATGAACTTTCGGCATGGTTTGGAAAGGTGTTCGCCTGGAGCGTCGTCATCATGACGCTCGGCGTGAGCTATGAAGTTGTTGTGCGATACCTGTTCAGCGCGCCGACCGCGTGGGCATTCGACCTCAGCTACATGCTCTACGGCACCATGTTCATGATGGCCGGCGCCTACACCCTGTCGCGAGACGGGCACGTGCGCGGCGATTTCGTCTACCGTCTGTGGCGGCCGCGCACGCAAGCGGCGGTCGAACTTGTCCTCTACTTCATCTTCTTCTTTCCAGGCGTGACGGCGCTGGTTCTGGCCGGATGGAAGTATGCCGCGCGCAGCTTCCGCTATCTCGAGGTAAGCTCGAACAGTCCGGCCGGGATTCCGATCTTCCAGTTCAAGGCTGTCATCGTGGCGGCAGGCATCCTGCTCTTCGTGCAGGGGATTGCTCAGGTGTTCCGCTGCGTCGTCTGTCTGCGAACCGGAACATGGCCGCGCGCGGCTGAAGACGTGGAAGAGACCGAGAAGGTGCTGATGGAAGCCAAGACGCTCGATGTTCTGCATCACGGCTCGGAAGCCGTCGACCTCCCATTCCTCCACCCCGACGATAAACCCGACCGCGACGGAGAAGACAGATGA
- a CDS encoding TRAP transporter substrate-binding protein: MSDKKISRRGFLEKSTAITAGAAAATTLATPAVLAQAPVTIKMQTSWPASDIWMDFARLYIERVERMSGGRLKFELLPAGAVVGAFQVLDGVNDGVIDAAHTVPVYWYGKHKAASLFGTGPVFGGSATTMLAWFHQGGGKDFYRELTQDIMGLNVVGFYGFPMPAQPFGWFKKPVTTVAELQGFKYRTVGLAADLMQNLGLSVAQLPGGEIVPAMERGVIDAFEFNNPSSDLRFGSQDVAKNYILSSYHQASESFEFLFNKDVFDDLDDDLKAILEYGVEAASTATTALALDNYSADLQKLQTEHGVTVHRTSKEILDAELKAWDKIIPTLEADEFMKRVLDSQRQWVERVVYYELMNSADLTLAYEHYFPGKLKL, translated from the coding sequence ATGTCGGACAAGAAAATCTCGCGTCGCGGGTTCCTGGAAAAGTCCACCGCCATTACCGCCGGTGCTGCTGCGGCGACGACGCTCGCGACCCCGGCCGTGCTGGCGCAGGCGCCGGTCACCATCAAGATGCAGACCTCCTGGCCTGCTTCGGACATCTGGATGGATTTCGCGCGGCTATACATAGAGCGCGTCGAAAGGATGTCGGGCGGCCGGCTGAAGTTCGAGCTCCTGCCCGCGGGTGCGGTCGTGGGCGCGTTCCAGGTGCTGGATGGCGTCAATGACGGCGTCATCGACGCCGCGCATACCGTCCCCGTCTACTGGTACGGCAAGCACAAGGCTGCGTCGCTTTTCGGAACCGGCCCTGTGTTTGGCGGCAGCGCCACCACCATGCTCGCCTGGTTCCACCAGGGCGGTGGCAAGGATTTCTATCGCGAGCTGACGCAGGACATCATGGGCCTCAACGTCGTCGGCTTCTATGGCTTCCCGATGCCGGCGCAGCCGTTCGGCTGGTTCAAGAAACCTGTCACGACCGTCGCTGAACTGCAGGGATTCAAGTACCGGACGGTGGGCCTTGCCGCCGATCTCATGCAGAACCTTGGCCTCAGCGTGGCGCAGCTGCCCGGCGGTGAAATCGTGCCGGCCATGGAGCGCGGGGTTATCGACGCCTTCGAATTCAACAATCCGTCATCCGACCTTCGCTTCGGTTCGCAGGACGTCGCCAAGAACTATATCTTGTCGTCCTACCATCAGGCGAGCGAGTCGTTCGAATTCCTGTTCAACAAGGACGTGTTCGACGACCTCGACGACGATTTGAAGGCCATTCTCGAATATGGCGTGGAGGCGGCCAGCACCGCGACCACCGCGCTCGCCCTCGACAACTATTCGGCCGACCTGCAGAAACTGCAGACCGAGCACGGCGTCACCGTGCACCGCACCTCCAAGGAGATTCTCGACGCAGAACTCAAGGCTTGGGACAAGATCATCCCGACGCTGGAGGCGGATGAGTTCATGAAGCGGGTGCTCGACAGCCAGCGCCAATGGGTCGAACGCGTGGTCTACTACGAGCTTATGAATTCAGCCGACCTGACACTGGCATACGAACATTATTTCCCAGGCAAGCTGAAGCTCTAA